A genomic region of Leptospira barantonii contains the following coding sequences:
- a CDS encoding LA_1326/LA_4305 family lipoprotein — MNRFRLFILSLVVVSCFAGIRKELNYSSDSIAFYSFENVPDLPVWLDRNASYPQNQERNNFKTLIADALYQMGNRNDSLVNDSAFRIFSKELSQEIAERSFRNFERSSSHVYQLWILKKEDTINPGRRIRRTVFLLYPTIDSIHFIFFELNQFIDFQTPYAFQDWSNYSLSESNLKPSLEVFIPDSAIGTLSYYNDTQGESKKFHIVVKTGSTAPQNTEVKTPQKENAIQDSEKRLLELKNLFDKKLISEEEYKRKREEILKSL, encoded by the coding sequence ATGAATCGATTTAGACTTTTTATTCTCTCCTTAGTTGTGGTTTCCTGTTTTGCCGGAATCCGAAAAGAATTAAATTATTCATCCGATTCGATTGCGTTTTATTCTTTTGAAAACGTACCGGACTTACCCGTTTGGTTGGATCGAAACGCTTCTTATCCTCAAAACCAAGAAAGAAATAATTTCAAAACTCTGATCGCGGACGCGTTGTATCAGATGGGAAATCGAAACGATTCTCTCGTAAACGATTCCGCGTTTCGAATTTTTTCCAAAGAACTGAGTCAGGAGATTGCGGAGCGATCCTTTCGAAATTTTGAACGTTCTTCTTCGCATGTCTATCAACTTTGGATTTTGAAAAAAGAAGATACGATCAATCCGGGAAGAAGAATTCGAAGAACGGTCTTTTTATTATACCCTACGATCGATTCGATTCATTTTATCTTTTTCGAATTGAATCAATTCATCGACTTTCAAACGCCGTACGCGTTTCAAGATTGGTCGAATTATTCTTTATCCGAATCGAATCTTAAACCTTCGCTGGAAGTTTTTATTCCCGACTCTGCAATCGGAACATTGTCTTATTATAACGATACGCAAGGCGAATCTAAAAAGTTTCATATAGTCGTCAAGACCGGATCGACGGCACCGCAGAACACCGAGGTGAAAACTCCGCAAAAAGAAAATGCGATTCAGGACTCGGAGAAGCGATTGTTGGAACTGAAGAATCTGTTCGATAAGAAACTAATTTCTGAAGAAGAGTATAAAAGAAAGCGAGAAGAGATTCTTAAATCGTTATAA
- the csrA gene encoding carbon storage regulator CsrA — MLVLARRTNESIMIGDDIEIVIVDIKGDQVKIGVKAPRNVSVHRAEVYKDIQEENKKAAGTKIKPEDLGKIGNILKKKDSGKKE, encoded by the coding sequence GTGCTGGTCTTAGCAAGGCGAACGAACGAATCGATCATGATCGGCGACGATATCGAAATCGTAATCGTCGATATCAAAGGTGATCAGGTAAAGATCGGAGTTAAGGCGCCGAGAAACGTTTCCGTTCATAGAGCCGAAGTTTATAAGGACATTCAAGAAGAGAATAAAAAAGCCGCCGGCACAAAAATCAAACCGGAAGATCTCGGTAAAATCGGGAACATTCTTAAAAAGAAGGATTCCGGAAAGAAAGAATAA
- the fliW gene encoding flagellar assembly protein FliW, with protein MGIEIHTKPFGKMQISEKQILSFPEGLLGFEDYKKFALIEEEEESVFKWLQSVEEVDLAFVVIPPSLFKKEYKPLIPEQELQGIGIAEIKESLTLVIVTIPGEDPALMTANMQGPILINKDTLLGKQFISRNESHSVREKILESAAVETG; from the coding sequence ATGGGAATCGAGATTCATACAAAACCTTTTGGAAAAATGCAAATTTCGGAAAAACAAATTCTGTCCTTTCCGGAAGGGTTGCTAGGATTCGAGGATTACAAAAAATTCGCTCTCATCGAAGAAGAGGAAGAATCCGTTTTCAAATGGCTTCAATCCGTCGAAGAAGTGGATCTAGCCTTTGTTGTGATCCCTCCTTCTCTCTTTAAGAAGGAATATAAACCGTTGATTCCCGAGCAGGAATTACAAGGGATCGGGATCGCCGAGATCAAAGAAAGTCTAACGTTGGTGATCGTTACGATTCCCGGTGAAGATCCGGCTTTAATGACGGCCAACATGCAGGGACCGATTCTTATCAATAAGGATACGCTTTTAGGAAAACAATTCATCTCAAGAAACGAATCTCATTCCGTCCGGGAAAAAATTCTCGAGTCGGCCGCAGTGGAGACTGGTTAA
- a CDS encoding flagellar hook-associated protein 3 — MRITNMMQNNSLIHNLNRHQLNMDETQNQLSTGQRIRLPSDEPGRATNQMFFRSRLNELDTFQRNIDDGNSRLQQIDGELDRIGSLFQRARVLAVQASNGIYQGDKGFELEVAIGKEIDEILRALVDIANTRDATGRPLFGGYVIERPPFEPIESKIKGLQGIELKNQYIGVEYRGDIGEQLREIEKGEYIPVTIPGNKVFWGTNMSITSKVDNSGYIASSDQKFKIDGVEIHVSAGDTIDDIIDKINNSPLEVKANKLAQDNISLSSTAPHQIWMEDVEGGTILRDIGLVDSATSEPPNNYSKSATVTGLSVFDVMIQFRNDLIQKDQERISGRDLQDLDLAMENILRYRAIVGSRMNRMEEHAQRVDFDKSYMTELLSKNEGIDFPETIMNMKWLETVHQYALNVGSKIIKPTLMDFLR; from the coding sequence ATGCGCATTACGAACATGATGCAGAACAACAGTCTGATTCATAATTTAAACAGACATCAGCTCAATATGGACGAGACGCAGAACCAGCTTTCAACGGGACAAAGAATCCGTCTTCCGTCGGACGAGCCGGGTCGCGCGACCAATCAGATGTTCTTTCGTTCGAGATTGAACGAACTGGATACGTTTCAAAGAAACATCGACGACGGTAATTCCCGTCTTCAACAAATCGACGGAGAATTGGATCGTATCGGTTCTTTGTTTCAAAGAGCGAGGGTTCTCGCAGTTCAAGCGTCCAACGGTATCTATCAAGGTGATAAGGGTTTCGAACTTGAAGTCGCGATCGGAAAAGAAATCGACGAAATCTTAAGAGCATTAGTCGACATCGCAAACACAAGAGATGCAACCGGACGTCCTTTGTTCGGTGGATACGTTATCGAAAGACCTCCTTTCGAACCGATCGAATCTAAGATCAAAGGTTTGCAAGGAATTGAACTGAAGAATCAATACATTGGCGTGGAATACCGGGGTGATATCGGAGAACAACTTCGTGAAATCGAAAAGGGAGAATATATTCCCGTAACGATTCCCGGAAATAAAGTTTTCTGGGGAACGAACATGAGTATCACGAGCAAGGTGGATAACTCGGGTTACATCGCTTCTTCCGATCAAAAGTTTAAGATCGACGGAGTTGAGATCCACGTTTCGGCGGGAGATACGATCGACGATATCATCGATAAGATCAACAATTCTCCGTTGGAAGTGAAGGCCAATAAACTCGCGCAGGATAACATCAGTTTGAGTTCCACGGCTCCGCATCAGATTTGGATGGAGGACGTGGAAGGTGGCACGATCTTAAGAGATATCGGCCTTGTGGATTCGGCGACATCCGAACCGCCTAACAACTATTCCAAGTCTGCGACCGTAACGGGACTTTCCGTTTTCGACGTGATGATCCAGTTTAGAAACGACCTCATTCAAAAAGATCAGGAAAGAATTTCCGGACGAGATCTTCAGGATCTAGATTTGGCAATGGAGAATATTCTTCGTTACCGAGCCATCGTTGGTTCGAGAATGAATCGTATGGAAGAACACGCGCAGAGAGTGGACTTCGATAAGTCGTACATGACGGAGCTTCTTTCTAAAAACGAAGGAATCGATTTTCCAGAGACCATCATGAACATGAAATGGTTGGAAACCGTCCATCAATACGCGTTGAACGTCGGATCGAAAATCATTAAACCGACGTTGATGGATTTTCTGAGATAA